The stretch of DNA CTTAATTTCAAGTTCATCGTTGCAACTTTGAGTTGTTTCGAGCTATGGGTTGGGTATCAAGTTGTACGGGTTCAGACCTTGATAAATGGGTCGGTCGGACAATATAAAGTTTTAATCAATCTACTTGAAAGTACTATATAACTATGTCATAATTGTTCATAATTAATTTGACGTTACTTACGAAGTATAATACAATTTTAAAAATTGCCGATGCGGGCACGGGTTCAAAAGCTGGTGGTACATAAATCCGTTACACATAGTATCAACCAAGTGCAATACTATAATTGAAGCGAAGTGGGCAAGTAGTTGGATATACAAAAGTAGAGAAAAACAATCAAACCTCTTCGTACATTGCCTTGTGCTCTATTAATTCTCACCTCTTTTCTCACAGGTCAAATTTTTTACCCTCCCTATCATTTGCATTTGTAATGTTTATTATGATGTTAATTTACAATCCGATGTTTATTTCATAAACTATGTATGTATGTGTTATGTGGATCTATCATTTACATATGTTGTTGACTGAATTATGACACTGTAATGTTGGATTATCATTTACGACCTCTCCGTCCAATCATTTGCTTACATTCTTTATTCCTTGTGATGGGTATTTTAAtcaagataaacaaatgatcgggacggagggaaTAGCTGTTTTTTTCATAGTTATGGTGAATTTCTTGGAAAAGTGATGTACCCACATTGTTGGGAGAAAAGATAGTGTAGTCTAAGATGTGTTGGAGTTATAAAGTTAGGATCTTTGTGCAATTTATCAATTGAAGTTTGCTAATTGTATCATAATCTTCTGAAAAATTATGTGTTGTTGAATAGATCCATTAGATTAGATAAGGGATTATTGAATTCTTTTCGCTTACCTCGAGGATTCCCATTGTTTTGGTTGCTAATGTAATGATCCAACATGTTGGTTTTTCACTCGGAAATGAGGATCGTTGGAATCAATCTTTACCCTTTTGAGATGTTTGACTACTTGTTTTCTAAATGGTAAGCAACATGAGTAAAGGTCAATTGTATATGAGCGACGATTGGGGACGGAGGGGAGTGTGGGAGGAGGTGGTTCTATAGAAGCAAGTGTGTAAAAGGAGTGTTTGTTTTGTATTTGCTGGTCGTAGAGACTTGAGAGCAACCAAAATCCATTAAGATATAAATGAGCATTGGGCGGTAAAGTAAATGAGCATTAGACGGTCCTAGTTTGTTTTCAACAAAATTAAGGAACTTTGTAAGACTTGGATCAGAAACCATAATGACTGAAAGATTAGATGTTAGCTCTTTTCATGGATGCCCTAAAGTAAAAAACCAACAAGTTTATTCACGGTCAGGAGGATTTAAGCTTCTATTTATTGCAACAAAGACAAGTTTTAATTCTTGGTGATGAAGTTCAGGCTAATTCGCATTTCCATTGGACGCAAAGATTCGCCATTTTTTGGGTTTGAATTACTGCTGTAAAAGACAAATGACTGATGATATTGGTTTTGCTTCTTTTGTAGTTTTGATATGATGTAGCAATCAACAAAGTTATTTTCATTATGGGTCATCTTGAAACAATATTTATTTGCTCTTAATACAAAGTTAAGGTTGCGTACACCCCAACCCGCTTTCCCCACCATTTGTGGGTGCTTTCGAGGCACTTGTGTACTGTTGTTTTAATGACGCCTAGGCTTGTTATTGATGTAGCCTGAAAGTCTACTACTTGTCCCCAAACAGTGCATATCCAGGATCTAGAAGGCGATAACAAGAACCATGGATGCTCATCCCTATGCTCCGACTGATCTAAGTCTACCGGGTTTTGTCCCAAATCTTCTTTCTGCAAATACAATTTTAGCTGTTTTTGCTGTTGCCACAATCATTGTTGTCTCCTTATCATGGATTCTCCCAGGTGACTTTCTGCATTTCTCTTTCTTTCACCATTTAAGGCATTTGAACATGTTGTATACTTATATCATTCTTTGAGAGTATGAACTCATGAAATTTACCAACTTTAACAAATGTGCAATAGTCATTCCAAAAAAAATCAGTATGTAAATAGAATGATAAGACGCCGAATACTAAAACTCTGTAATTTGTGAATGAAATGAAGAACAAATTTATAATAAAattatcttctcattattctgtTTATTACGAAAGAAGGTATGTTGATATGTTTAGAGCTATCCACGTCACAATGACATCATTACTCGATATTATAGTGATGCCGTTAAAATATGATCAAGGCAGTGATTTACTTGGTATAATAGTTTGTAAGACTTCTTGAATGATGCATGAAGCCTTTCTTACTATTAGAgttaattacacttttttatcaTTGAATTTGGAGAGCATGTCTGTCGCTTCTCAATCAAGTATTGCATGTGCTTTATCTATAAAAATAGGAAGTAATGTCTTCATTATTTGATATTCTAATGAGTTAAACACTAATGCTTATACGTGAATTATGTGACCTACAGCCAGTCTTAAGAAAatactccctttgtcccggtcatttgttgtcctattccattttggggttgttgtcctttctattttaagaatgaacttgatgagcaatttgatcattcacactcaatttgattcacttatcatttagtaattggccccttCCTCTTTCcctggtctttgtgccaaaaccaaaggacaacaattgacctgGACGGAGCGAGTACAAAGAAAGTACTTTTGACAAACTGTGTTAGATTAAAGCAATTTTGAATCATGTGTAGATAGTTATTTCATGCTCAATGTATGAGTAGAGTTCATTGGTCCGTAACAGCTTAAGGATTTACTTGTTTTAAGACTTTATTTTGGTATCCTATTTCACCACTGTTTTCTTTATCAACACAGGGTTGTTTTCAAGGTACACAAAAATGGAAAGGGTCTTAATATGCTGGTGGGTGTTTACTGGCCTAACCCATATAATCGTTGAAggatactttgttttctctcctGAATTCTTCAAGGACAAGACCGGCTGTTATTTGGCTGAAGTTTGTAAGGCTCTTTTCATTAATCATATTGTTTGACTTTGAAAGTTTAGGGTCAACGTTGTTTGATATTTGTCAATGATGATTTCGCTTCACACAGGGAAAGAGTACAGCAAGGGTGATTCCAGATACGCTGCTAGAGATGCCGCCACAGTTGCTCTTGAAGGAATAACTGTCGTGTTAGAGGGTCCCGCCTCTCTTTTAGCAGCGTAAGTAATGTCTCGTACATGCTAGTGTATGGTTCCTTGTATAACCCAGACTTTTCATATTACCTTGGTAAAGTATGGCTCATTATTTACCTTGGTGAAGATCTTTTATTCTGGAATAACTGTGTTACATGTTGCGAATTCTCAGTAGATTTTCCTGTGAATACTAACAGGTATGCTATAGCAACACACAAGCCATATAACTATGTGCTCCAATTAGCCGTATGTCTAGGGCAACTATATGGTTGTGTGATGTACTATACAACCGCGATATTGGAGGGGGACAAGTTTGCGTCAAGTCCTTATTACTATTATGCATACTATATTGGAGCAAATGCCTCTTGGATCGTGATACCCGCCCTCATATCCATCCGAAGTTGGAAAAGGATCTGTCAAGCATGTAAAGGTGATGGTAGAAACAAGAGAAAGTCCCATTGATACTCATGACTCGAGTTCAAATTCCATTTATACACACACCAAAAAATTCTGTTCCTGTTTATGACTCGATTGTTTGTTTTCTTCTCCTAATTTCTGCTGCGACATTTTTTTTGGGTTGGACTTTCACTTGAGTTCATATTGAAAGAATATTTAGTTAAGAGCAATGATATTCAGTGAGAAGGTTTTGTTGTGTCATTATCAGCAACtaaatttttcccttttcttttgtttatttatAAAGGGAATGATCCTAAGGACCTAACTGGTCTTATATACAAAAATTTATAAGAGACGGTTGTATTTTTTATGCTAGTGTCTCGGATAAGCTTGCTGGGTTTCAGAATTTGTTTATTTCGGATATTGTGGTTGAAGTCTGTATGAACCGTCTATCTATGTGACAGTCGTACTCATACGACAAGGTTTTCAAGGTATAGAAATGTTCAGATATATGTATAGAAACGCATGTTTATGTACCTTAAAGTTCTCTTCTGTAAACGACGGTCATAAACAAGTTTTTGCTGTCTCTTGAGATGTTTCAGACTTTGTACATAAAAACCAGTAAAAGTTCTCTATAATCAAACTATTTTGATGAATGAATTAGATTTTAATGTTCAAGTTCTATAATCTTGTTAGTTGCTCCTCCAATGTTACATGAGCAGACACACTCACTACTAGCATTTTGCATTCCAATCTAGTATATCACTGATTTGCTACATGCAAAACTCGGGTTAACTTGCGAAACTGATAATTACAGATCAAGACTAATTTTAACATAGTCGACAAGACGTCTGATTCATACTTAGGGTACGCGGGGAAGTGGTAATTAAACCCCTTTACTTTGGTGAATTGTGAAATCTAGCCCCTTAAGTTTTAATTAGAGTAATTAAGCCTCTTACCTTTTCCAAAATGTGAAATTAAACCCTTTTACGTTTTCCGGCCATTATCTCAGCGGAATTTCATCATTTTCTCGTCCTCCTTATTGTTTAGTACTCTTTTAACATTCTTTCTCCTAATTTGTTTATTTTCATCCATCTCCATGTTTGCTaatacatactccctcctattcagtatattcttccctatttccttattcggattattcgggttttcttccctatttccttttttgggttgatttgtgtggtccaaattaaattgcatgtggagtagtgtgttttgtgtggttcaaattcactttcttatttcttgtgcaaaaagaaaggggaagaatatagtgaataggagggagtaccaATTTCTCCATATTtgtttctcaaccagttcattGATCAATCTTTACCACCTCGTCAAATTTTACCATGTATCTTTCGAATAATTTAGTTCAAATACGTATTTATGCTATTGAGCAAGAAGGAATGGGGAAACCCCAGAAATTGATTTATCAAAAAAACATTATTGAATTATTTGTTGGTTATTGTTATATGCAAGATGCATCATGCTTTAATTTGGTAGGGAGAATCATCAAAACTTGTACGGAGAATTCAATTTCATAAAAATCTCATTTTGATTCATATATAGATCAGTTACCCAAAGTTTATTAACCTAGAAGAATGGATGCATAATACGGAGTAGAAGACAAGTAGATGAATAGACTATTGTAGACCTGGAGATTGGCATACTACCAAACACTGGAATTTGACGAAATTGTAATTGATGTAATACAATTCATCAATAATT from Silene latifolia isolate original U9 population chromosome 10, ASM4854445v1, whole genome shotgun sequence encodes:
- the LOC141606059 gene encoding putative 3-beta-hydroxysteroid-Delta(8),Delta(7)-isomerase, producing the protein MDAHPYAPTDLSLPGFVPNLLSANTILAVFAVATIIVVSLSWILPGLFSRYTKMERVLICWWVFTGLTHIIVEGYFVFSPEFFKDKTGCYLAEVWKEYSKGDSRYAARDAATVALEGITVVLEGPASLLAAYAIATHKPYNYVLQLAVCLGQLYGCVMYYTTAILEGDKFASSPYYYYAYYIGANASWIVIPALISIRSWKRICQACKGDGRNKRKSH